The Homo sapiens chromosome 6 genomic scaffold, GRCh38.p14 alternate locus group ALT_REF_LOCI_7 HSCHR6_MHC_SSTO_CTG1 genome includes a region encoding these proteins:
- the HLA-DQA2 gene encoding HLA class II histocompatibility antigen, DQ alpha 2 chain precursor (The RefSeq protein has 1 substitution compared to this genomic sequence): protein MILNKALLLGALALTAVMSPCGGEDIVADHVASYGVNFYQSHGPSGQYTHEFDGDEEFYVDLETKETVWQLPMFSKFISFDPQSALRNMAVGKHTLEFMMRQSNSTAATNEVPEVTVFSKFPVTLGQPNTLICLVDNIFPPVVNITWLSNGHSVTEGVSETSFLSKSDHSFFKISYLTFLPSADEIYDCKVEHWGLDEPLLKHWEPEIPAPMSELTETLVCALGLSVGLMGIVVGTVFIIQGLRSVGASRHQGLL from the exons ATGATCCTAAACAAAGCTCTGCTGCTGGGGGCCCTCGCCCTGACTGCCGTGATGAGCCCCTGTGGAGGTGAAGACATTGTGG CTGACCATGTTGCCTCCTATGGTGTGAACTTCTACCAGTCTCACGGTCCCTCTGGCCAGTACACCCATGAATTTGATGGAGACGAGGAGTTCTATGTGGACCTGGAGACGAAAGAGACTGTCTGGCAGTTGCCTATGTTTAGCAAATTTATAAGTTTTGACCCGCAGAGTGCACTGAGAAATATGGCTGTGGGAAAACACACCTTGGAATTCATGATGGGACAGTCCAACTCTACCGCTGCCACCAATG AGGTTCCTGAGGTCACAGTGTTTTCCAAGTTTCCTGTGACGCTGGGTCAGCCCAACACCCTCATCTGTCTTGTGGACAACATCTTTCCTCCTGTGGTCAACATCACCTGGCTGAGCAATGGGCACTCAGTCACAGAAGGTGTTTCTGAGACCAGCTTCCTCTCCAAGAGTGATCATTCCTTCTTCAAGATCAGTTACCTCACCTTCCTCCCTTCTGCTGATGAGATTTATGACTGCAAGGTGGAGCACTGGGGCCTGGACGAGCCTCTTCTGAAACACTGGG AGCCTGAGATTCCAGCCCCTATGTCAGAGCTCACAGAGACTTTGGTCTGCGCCCTGGGGTTGTCTGTGGGCCTcatgggcattgtggtgggcactGTCTTCATCATCCAAGGCCTGCGTTCAGTTGGTGCTTCCAGACACCAAGGGCTCTTATGA